In Edaphobacter paludis, a single window of DNA contains:
- the glgP gene encoding alpha-glucan family phosphorylase translates to MSLSNALSTTTAALNLPSRTIAYFSMEIALAPAVPTYSGGLGMLAGDTLRSAADTCRPMVAISLVHRRGYFRQCLDDVGQQTEADVPWSPEATLPSANEIITLTVQGRPLLVRAWRFDVVGVTGHIIPVFLLDTDIEGNDEWDRHLTDHLYGGDTYYRLCQETVLGLGGVALLHALGCKPHVYHMNEGHAALLSIGLLEEHLAGNSLRDAQEIDLEAVRRQCVFTTHTPVPAGHDQFGLDQMYQVLGHDRATALEHFGCLHNGLMNMTYIALRFSRYVNGVAMQHGKVSQLMFPNYKVHSITNGVHAATWVSPAFQELLDAEITNWRTDNQYFRSVYGIEPAQIAACHLKGKQHLFEVLAKRTGHHFNPSVLTLGFARRVATYKRASLLLEDATRLVAIAEKIGGLQILYAGKAHPADNAGKGLIRDVFAAAAHLNSSALKIHYLENYDWELGALLTQGVDVWVNTPRRPYEASGTSGMKAALNGVPSLSVLDGWWIEGCAENVTGWAIDDAETETAEATCLYDKLEKHIAPMYANPAAWARMQQHCIAINGSFFNTHRMLAQYFRNAYFPFTTTDNATSPSSPVNEPAVGALLNEPALA, encoded by the coding sequence TTGAGCCTCTCCAACGCGCTCAGCACCACGACCGCCGCACTCAATCTCCCTTCCCGCACCATCGCGTATTTCTCTATGGAAATCGCTCTTGCCCCGGCCGTACCCACCTACTCCGGTGGTCTCGGCATGCTGGCTGGCGACACCCTCCGTTCCGCAGCCGATACCTGCCGCCCGATGGTGGCAATCTCGCTGGTGCACCGCCGCGGCTACTTTCGCCAGTGCCTCGACGATGTAGGGCAGCAGACCGAAGCAGATGTCCCCTGGTCGCCCGAAGCCACTCTTCCCAGCGCCAATGAGATCATCACTCTCACAGTGCAGGGGCGGCCTTTGCTGGTCCGCGCCTGGCGCTTCGACGTCGTCGGCGTCACCGGTCACATCATTCCTGTCTTCCTTCTCGACACCGACATCGAAGGCAACGATGAGTGGGACCGTCACCTCACCGACCATCTTTACGGCGGCGATACCTACTATCGCCTCTGCCAGGAGACCGTTCTCGGCCTCGGCGGCGTCGCTCTCCTCCACGCCCTCGGCTGCAAGCCCCATGTTTATCACATGAACGAGGGCCACGCCGCCCTCCTCAGCATTGGCCTCCTCGAAGAACACCTCGCTGGAAATTCCCTTCGTGACGCGCAGGAGATCGACCTTGAGGCAGTGCGCCGCCAATGCGTCTTCACCACTCACACTCCCGTTCCCGCCGGTCACGACCAGTTCGGCCTCGATCAGATGTACCAGGTCCTCGGTCACGATCGCGCCACTGCCCTCGAGCACTTTGGCTGCCTCCACAACGGCCTCATGAACATGACCTACATCGCCCTGCGTTTCTCGCGTTACGTCAACGGAGTCGCGATGCAGCACGGCAAGGTCTCGCAGCTCATGTTCCCCAACTACAAGGTTCACTCGATCACCAATGGAGTTCACGCCGCCACCTGGGTCTCTCCCGCCTTTCAGGAACTGCTCGACGCCGAGATTACGAACTGGCGCACCGATAATCAGTATTTCCGCTCCGTGTACGGCATCGAACCAGCCCAGATTGCTGCCTGTCATCTCAAGGGCAAGCAGCACCTCTTCGAAGTTCTGGCCAAACGCACCGGCCATCATTTCAATCCTTCGGTTCTTACCCTCGGCTTCGCCCGTCGCGTAGCGACTTACAAGCGTGCCAGCCTCCTGCTCGAAGACGCCACCCGCCTCGTGGCCATCGCCGAGAAGATCGGCGGGCTCCAGATCCTCTATGCCGGCAAGGCCCATCCAGCTGACAACGCCGGCAAGGGGCTCATCCGTGATGTCTTCGCCGCAGCGGCTCATCTCAACTCGAGCGCTCTCAAGATCCACTATCTCGAAAACTACGACTGGGAATTAGGCGCTCTGCTCACCCAGGGCGTAGACGTCTGGGTCAACACCCCGCGACGGCCTTATGAAGCTTCGGGAACCTCCGGAATGAAAGCCGCGCTCAACGGAGTTCCGTCGCTCTCCGTGCTCGACGGCTGGTGGATCGAAGGCTGCGCCGAAAACGTCACCGGCTGGGCCATCGACGACGCTGAAACAGAAACTGCCGAGGCTACCTGTCTCTACGACAAGCTCGAGAAGCACATCGCCCCCATGTACGCGAATCCCGCCGCCTGGGCGCGGATGCAGCAACACTGCATCGCCATCAATGGAAGCTTCTTCAATACCCACCGCATGTTGGCGCAGTACTTCCGCAACGCCTACTTTCCCTTTACAACCACGGACAACGCCACGTCACCAAGTTCACCCGTCAACGAGCCAGCCGTAGGAGCGCTGCTCAACGAGCCCGCTCTGGCCTAA
- a CDS encoding aminotransferase class I/II-fold pyridoxal phosphate-dependent enzyme, with the protein MAEPSNKFFQLLAQAQHRLDESFAHLPSSPAPPLDEAAVTILNEVAVKLHDNYPYAHPLYAGQMLKPPHPIARAAYTLAMSVNPNNHALDGGRASSAMEIEAVAAIAKMFGWPEHLGHLTGGGTFANLEALWVAGHLAPGKSIAASDQAHYTHSRISSVLGLPFTEIPSDNTGRMDLLALEALLQTQNIGTVVVTLGTTAIGAVDPLDEILKLRQRYNFRIHVDAAYGGYFTLASNLSPQTRAAYDAIPQADSIVIDPHKHGLQPYGCGCILFRDPSVGRLYKHDSPYTYFSSKDLHLGEISLECSRAGASAVALWATQQLLPYSPGGTFAQNLESSHQAALELHRRLTSSPHFITPTARPELDIVFWAVNSANSQLSSALAQQIFDEAARHDLHLALATVPIRLFPSGTWPQAEQTETITCLRSVLMKPEHLAWIEQIWQRLTAAASASIAVNTPWELC; encoded by the coding sequence ATGGCTGAACCCTCAAACAAATTCTTCCAACTCCTCGCTCAAGCCCAGCACCGCCTCGACGAGTCCTTCGCGCACCTTCCCTCCTCTCCCGCGCCGCCACTGGACGAAGCTGCTGTCACCATCCTCAATGAAGTGGCAGTCAAGCTCCACGACAACTATCCCTACGCCCATCCGCTCTACGCCGGGCAGATGCTCAAGCCGCCGCACCCCATCGCCCGCGCCGCGTATACGCTGGCCATGTCGGTCAATCCCAACAATCACGCCCTCGACGGTGGCCGCGCCAGCTCCGCCATGGAGATTGAAGCGGTCGCCGCCATCGCCAAGATGTTCGGCTGGCCCGAACACCTCGGCCACCTCACCGGCGGAGGAACCTTCGCCAACCTCGAAGCCCTCTGGGTTGCAGGACACCTCGCTCCCGGCAAATCCATCGCCGCCTCCGATCAGGCTCACTACACTCACAGCCGCATCTCCAGCGTCCTCGGCCTGCCCTTCACCGAGATCCCATCCGACAACACCGGGCGCATGGATCTACTTGCACTCGAGGCTCTTCTCCAAACTCAGAACATCGGAACAGTCGTTGTCACCCTCGGCACCACCGCCATCGGAGCGGTCGATCCCCTCGATGAGATCCTGAAGCTTCGGCAGCGCTACAACTTCCGCATCCACGTAGACGCCGCTTACGGAGGCTACTTCACCCTCGCTAGCAACCTCTCCCCCCAGACCCGAGCAGCCTACGACGCCATCCCTCAAGCCGACTCCATCGTCATCGACCCGCACAAACACGGCCTCCAGCCCTACGGCTGTGGCTGCATCCTCTTCCGCGACCCCTCAGTGGGTCGCCTCTACAAACACGACTCCCCCTACACCTACTTCTCGTCCAAGGACCTTCACCTCGGCGAGATCTCTCTCGAGTGCTCCCGCGCCGGGGCCTCCGCCGTAGCCCTCTGGGCCACCCAGCAGCTACTCCCCTACAGCCCCGGCGGTACCTTCGCCCAGAACCTCGAATCCAGCCACCAGGCTGCCCTCGAACTCCATCGCCGCCTCACCTCCAGCCCCCATTTCATTACACCGACCGCGCGTCCAGAACTGGATATCGTATTTTGGGCAGTAAATTCCGCGAATTCTCAACTTTCTTCTGCCCTCGCCCAGCAAATTTTCGACGAAGCCGCCAGACACGATCTTCACCTTGCCCTGGCAACCGTTCCCATCCGCCTGTTCCCCTCCGGCACCTGGCCTCAAGCTGAACAAACGGAAACAATTACCTGCCTCCGTTCCGTGCTTATGAAGCCCGAGCATCTCGCCTGGATCGAGCAGATCTGGCAACGTCTTACCGCCGCCGCAAGCGCGTCGATAGCTGTCAATACCCCGTGGGAACTATGTTGA